In Alteromonas naphthalenivorans, one DNA window encodes the following:
- a CDS encoding type II toxin-antitoxin system HigB family toxin, whose amino-acid sequence MRIIALSTLKTFWEDSPEYIDAKEPTLAWYRHALNADWGSPSDVKQDFRNASILKDGRVVFNIAGNKYRLVVWINYAYKVVYIRFIGSHAQYDKIDVQTI is encoded by the coding sequence ATGAGAATTATCGCACTATCAACCTTAAAAACATTTTGGGAAGACAGCCCAGAATACATTGACGCGAAAGAGCCAACGTTAGCGTGGTATAGGCATGCATTAAACGCTGATTGGGGATCACCGTCGGATGTGAAACAGGACTTTAGAAATGCCAGCATCCTCAAAGATGGGCGTGTCGTGTTTAACATTGCCGGTAATAAATACCGATTAGTCGTTTGGATCAATTATGCCTACAAGGTGGTTTACATACGGTTTATCGGCAGTCATGCACAATACGATAAAATTGATGTGCAAACGATTTAA
- a CDS encoding helix-turn-helix domain-containing protein, translating into MDIRPIKTDADYRAALNDIENLMMAEPDTIEGEKLDILVTLVEAYEAKHFPMDLPDPVEAIKFEMERKGLTVKDLEPMIGKSNRVYEILNHKRSLTLKMIWKLHEGLGIPAESLIKPPQVRAS; encoded by the coding sequence ATGGACATTAGACCTATTAAAACAGATGCCGACTACCGCGCGGCATTAAACGACATCGAAAACCTAATGATGGCGGAGCCAGATACCATTGAAGGCGAAAAGCTGGACATTTTGGTTACGTTAGTCGAGGCCTACGAAGCAAAGCATTTTCCAATGGATTTGCCAGACCCTGTTGAGGCAATAAAGTTTGAGATGGAGCGCAAAGGCTTAACGGTTAAAGATCTTGAACCCATGATAGGTAAAAGCAATCGTGTTTATGAAATCCTAAACCATAAGCGATCACTCACGCTAAAAATGATTTGGAAACTTCATGAAGGGTTAGGTATTCCAGCAGAGTCACTGATCAAGCCACCGCAAGTTCGCGCTTCATAG
- a CDS encoding tyrosine-type recombinase/integrase, with translation MAKLTATQVQSYARTAAANKKYSDGNGLYFCVRKSGMPYWMLRYTSLNGRREATLGQYPSMTLAEARLESSKMQLQLQQGEDPLAIRAIETIPEIQNISQLFQDWYAKDLSRRLKHPNIPKRVFTKEIAPVIGQLPIQAVRPTHVREVLERIRESNRPTIANDTLMYMKQLFRHAIKLDLTLNNPAAAFTVDDAGGVESSKDRMLSKEEIHYAFSVFHTHINSFGRDNYLACCLFLVLGVRKSELCEAMWREMDLTTGVWDLPKERSKTGVPISIPLPRQAIAWFNELQIRACGSPYVFPARRASHRPHMGPDTLNRAISKLFGREPGRKKQPPNKTGKLEHFTVHDLRRTFRSLAASLGIAGNVAERCLNHKLKGVEGIYDRHDYFEERRIAHQTVADVIEPLVNFEPASQHKIGGR, from the coding sequence ATGGCAAAACTAACCGCAACTCAGGTGCAATCTTATGCTCGCACCGCAGCAGCAAACAAAAAATACAGTGATGGTAATGGCCTATATTTTTGCGTAAGAAAATCTGGCATGCCGTATTGGATGCTAAGGTATACCAGCCTAAACGGACGACGAGAAGCCACGCTCGGTCAATATCCAAGCATGACCTTAGCAGAGGCTCGACTTGAATCGTCTAAAATGCAGCTACAACTTCAGCAAGGTGAAGATCCATTAGCAATTCGCGCTATTGAAACCATCCCAGAGATCCAAAATATCAGCCAGCTGTTTCAAGACTGGTATGCCAAAGACTTAAGTCGCCGATTAAAGCACCCGAATATACCCAAACGTGTTTTTACCAAAGAAATTGCACCCGTGATTGGTCAACTCCCTATCCAAGCAGTGCGGCCAACACATGTGCGCGAAGTATTAGAGCGCATTCGAGAAAGTAACCGCCCTACCATCGCCAACGATACCTTGATGTACATGAAGCAGCTGTTTCGACATGCGATAAAGCTCGACTTAACGCTGAACAACCCCGCCGCAGCATTTACCGTGGACGATGCCGGTGGTGTGGAGTCCAGTAAAGACAGGATGCTCAGCAAAGAGGAAATTCACTACGCCTTTAGCGTGTTTCATACCCATATCAATAGCTTTGGCCGCGACAACTACCTCGCTTGCTGCCTGTTTTTGGTATTGGGCGTGCGCAAAAGCGAACTGTGCGAAGCCATGTGGCGTGAAATGGATTTAACCACGGGCGTATGGGACCTACCCAAGGAACGAAGTAAAACTGGCGTGCCAATCAGCATTCCCTTACCACGCCAAGCCATTGCCTGGTTTAACGAGTTGCAAATCCGCGCTTGTGGCTCACCTTATGTTTTCCCAGCCAGACGAGCAAGCCATCGTCCACATATGGGGCCAGATACGCTAAACCGCGCCATTTCTAAACTCTTTGGTCGCGAGCCTGGGCGCAAAAAACAGCCACCGAATAAAACGGGCAAGCTTGAACACTTCACCGTACACGATCTGCGCCGCACCTTTCGCAGCCTTGCCGCCTCTTTGGGCATTGCAGGCAATGTGGCCGAACGCTGTCTTAACCATAAGCTAAAAGGCGTTGAGGGTATCTACGACCGCCACGATTACTTTGAAGAGCGCCGTATTGCCCATCAAACCGTGGCTGATGTGATCGAACCACTGGTGAACTTTGAGCCCGCTTCACAACACAAAATAGGAGGGCGTTAA
- a CDS encoding DEAD/DEAH box helicase — protein MTLSQEHLLQVDQHWAVQSISAERRDTAMQMAERRLVDVALGNLLEHAATEFDSDLLEQVATAYELAAIEGIGALLHPVANQDNKNIRELAQAGAFRAFGLYRVLPVPSDNEARLFHVLHVSGLAYCADRWTDLRRWFEEQNSTLAVPSVAGVTWDKRLLYRIFDCWLRLLRKNRWDDLDQISEIVLGLRNDQANYEKALLEQTQGAEAQSIAMRLVALYHWAKATERLAVYMLQGEPVAIDAQLDQHFEAAQKAAQASKDPQLEMILRWLHVASRKMVAGSLWWVAHTVNSRVTRFVSHVTKHKSLFELLPPQRAALQEQGLLDQASRAVIVDLPTSGGKTALAQFRMLQALNQFDQDDGWVAYVAPTRALVSQITRRLREDFGPLGIQVEPLTGAIEVDAFEEALLGEARAFQVLVATPEKLQLVMRNKKVARPLALVVMDEAHNIEDESRGLRIELLLATIKQESPRANFLLLMPFVPNANDLAQWLAADRGRSISLGTSAWQPNERIVGLFDIHKGEKRGDWNLSFETLTTTQRTIHLKGIHNVDGNRPLQKLTYSSAKGLATQAVAMAKVFSKRGTSIAVAQTIPDAWSIARKVAAELEPLVSVHEDIKLVQRFLAAEISEDFELIDMLSKGVVVHHAGLPAEALSLIEWLTEAGHIRVMCATTTIAQGLNFPVSSVFLATRKLPYGNEMSHRAFWNLAGRAGRIGHDSVGVIGIAAGAQPNEIRKYVSDATASLVSRLEGMLDDLQAAGELANLSWVMQQEQWADFRSYIAHLWNEKRNLDAVIGEAEQLLRNTYGFGSLRAKADKASQEKADALLEATKGYVRKLAEHPENASLADVTGFSPEGVRSTLLDLNNLENKLTLADWEPSSLFGDKSKSVLPSLMGIMLRVPQLQESLREISKGQGNSHRKLADITQAWVTGSSIESIAKTYFEGDSLTDQISKACRAVYRDLANNGAWGLSALSKMPTSGLDFEAMTDEEKRRLNNLPAMLYHGVKTEEGVLMRMNSVPRSIAERAGEDFKARTEVGAENTLSPRKASEYLKSLKPDDWARLKPDNSSLSGEDYLKVWKRLSGEA, from the coding sequence ATGACGCTTTCACAAGAGCACTTACTACAGGTAGATCAGCATTGGGCTGTTCAGTCCATTAGCGCTGAGCGGCGTGATACAGCTATGCAAATGGCGGAACGGCGCTTGGTTGATGTGGCGCTGGGTAATCTACTCGAACATGCGGCAACGGAGTTTGACAGCGACTTGTTAGAGCAAGTAGCAACAGCGTATGAGTTGGCCGCGATCGAAGGCATTGGCGCTTTGTTGCACCCTGTAGCCAATCAGGACAATAAAAATATTCGTGAGCTTGCACAAGCTGGCGCGTTTCGAGCGTTCGGGCTTTATCGTGTATTACCCGTACCGAGTGACAATGAGGCGCGCTTGTTTCATGTTTTGCATGTATCGGGTTTGGCCTACTGCGCTGATCGCTGGACCGATTTACGTCGATGGTTTGAAGAGCAGAACAGTACATTAGCAGTACCCAGTGTGGCAGGTGTTACTTGGGATAAGCGTCTGCTTTACCGAATTTTTGATTGTTGGTTACGACTACTACGTAAAAACCGCTGGGATGACTTAGATCAGATTTCAGAGATTGTGCTTGGTTTACGAAACGATCAAGCAAACTACGAAAAAGCGTTACTAGAACAAACCCAAGGTGCAGAGGCGCAAAGCATCGCCATGCGTTTAGTGGCGCTTTATCACTGGGCCAAAGCAACAGAGCGTTTGGCTGTGTACATGCTGCAAGGCGAACCGGTAGCGATCGATGCACAATTAGATCAGCATTTTGAAGCGGCGCAAAAAGCGGCACAAGCCTCTAAAGACCCGCAGCTCGAAATGATTTTACGCTGGTTACATGTCGCAAGCCGAAAAATGGTCGCTGGCTCTTTATGGTGGGTGGCGCATACGGTTAACTCCCGTGTGACACGCTTTGTTTCCCATGTGACTAAGCACAAGAGCTTATTTGAACTGTTACCGCCGCAACGCGCTGCACTGCAAGAGCAAGGTTTACTCGACCAAGCCAGTAGAGCGGTAATTGTTGATTTGCCTACATCCGGCGGTAAAACCGCGCTGGCACAGTTCCGCATGTTGCAAGCGCTGAATCAGTTTGATCAGGATGATGGTTGGGTGGCCTATGTTGCGCCAACTCGCGCTTTGGTTTCGCAAATTACCCGACGATTACGTGAAGATTTTGGCCCATTAGGTATTCAAGTTGAGCCGTTAACTGGCGCGATTGAAGTCGATGCTTTTGAAGAAGCGCTTTTGGGTGAAGCACGTGCTTTTCAGGTTTTGGTTGCAACACCTGAGAAACTTCAATTGGTGATGAGAAACAAAAAAGTCGCGCGCCCATTGGCTCTGGTTGTAATGGATGAAGCTCATAATATTGAAGATGAGTCTCGTGGCTTGCGCATTGAACTTCTGCTTGCAACGATTAAGCAAGAATCACCTCGGGCAAACTTCTTACTATTGATGCCATTTGTGCCGAATGCTAACGATTTAGCTCAATGGCTAGCCGCTGATCGTGGCCGAAGCATCAGCTTGGGCACCTCTGCTTGGCAACCGAATGAGAGAATTGTTGGCTTATTTGATATTCATAAAGGTGAAAAACGTGGTGATTGGAATTTAAGTTTTGAAACGTTGACGACTACTCAACGGACGATTCACCTTAAAGGAATCCACAATGTAGATGGTAACCGCCCTCTGCAAAAACTGACGTACTCTAGCGCTAAAGGGCTCGCAACACAGGCTGTTGCTATGGCTAAGGTTTTCTCTAAGCGTGGTACCAGTATTGCTGTAGCGCAGACGATTCCAGATGCTTGGAGTATTGCTCGTAAAGTTGCCGCAGAGCTTGAACCTTTAGTTTCGGTGCATGAAGACATTAAACTGGTTCAGCGTTTTCTAGCGGCTGAGATTAGTGAGGACTTTGAGCTAATTGATATGCTGTCAAAAGGTGTTGTTGTGCATCATGCAGGCTTACCCGCTGAGGCGCTTTCATTAATTGAGTGGCTTACAGAAGCTGGCCATATTCGAGTGATGTGCGCAACGACAACCATAGCACAAGGGCTTAACTTCCCTGTTTCATCTGTTTTTCTTGCGACGAGAAAATTGCCTTACGGCAATGAAATGTCGCATCGGGCATTTTGGAACCTAGCGGGTCGGGCTGGGCGTATCGGCCATGATAGCGTCGGCGTTATCGGTATTGCAGCAGGTGCACAGCCGAATGAGATCCGGAAATATGTTAGTGATGCAACTGCATCGTTAGTTTCCCGCCTGGAAGGAATGCTGGATGATCTTCAAGCCGCGGGGGAATTAGCAAACTTATCTTGGGTTATGCAGCAAGAACAATGGGCAGACTTCAGAAGCTATATCGCTCATTTATGGAATGAAAAACGTAACTTGGACGCTGTAATTGGTGAAGCTGAACAATTACTGCGAAATACCTACGGGTTTGGTTCTCTTCGCGCTAAAGCTGATAAAGCCTCGCAAGAGAAAGCTGATGCGCTTCTTGAGGCTACCAAAGGGTATGTTAGAAAGTTAGCTGAGCATCCAGAAAATGCTTCTCTTGCTGATGTTACAGGCTTCTCTCCAGAGGGCGTTCGTTCAACTTTATTGGATTTGAATAACCTTGAAAACAAGTTAACGCTTGCAGATTGGGAGCCTTCGAGTCTATTTGGCGATAAATCGAAGTCTGTGCTGCCAAGCTTGATGGGGATTATGCTGCGGGTTCCGCAGTTACAAGAAAGTTTACGAGAGATCAGTAAAGGACAGGGGAATAGTCATCGTAAACTTGCTGATATTACCCAGGCTTGGGTAACAGGTAGCTCCATTGAATCTATAGCGAAGACTTACTTTGAAGGTGATAGCCTTACAGATCAAATATCTAAAGCTTGCAGAGCGGTTTATAGAGATTTGGCCAATAATGGCGCTTGGGGGTTGTCGGCATTAAGCAAAATGCCAACTTCAGGGCTTGATTTTGAAGCCATGACAGACGAAGAAAAGCGCAGATTAAATAACCTCCCAGCGATGCTTTACCATGGTGTGAAAACCGAAGAAGGCGTGTTGATGCGGATGAACAGCGTTCCGCGTAGTATTGCTGAACGTGCCGGTGAAGACTTTAAGGCTCGAACTGAAGTCGGTGCAGAAAATACTCTGTCACCTCGAAAAGCCAGCGAATATCTGAAGTCTTTGAAACCGGATGATTGGGCGCGTTTGAAACCTGATAATTCCTCGCTGTCCGGCGAAGACTATTTGAAAGTATGGAAACGGCTTTCAGGTGAAGCTTAA
- a CDS encoding DUF1206 domain-containing protein: MRDTSNWLSAIASAGYSAKTIMYSMLGVFILSSVITAADREKATQENVFSTLKSQPFGQVLLAILIAGLVSYALWRWLQSILNTESLDMTKAKDIIMRVFLFVSGIFYFGAAFLGAKVLIDSNSGSSSNSGGGSKGEQVSHQLLQYQWGTYLVAAIGAGVLIFAFMQFKHAYKADFLKKFEQAKLTGHKQKTTKVVGRLGYFARGVVYLLVGSFFVISAVKNDPSEAGGLQQALQTLTQQAFGLYMLAAMGVGFIMFGVYCGFEARYRRT; encoded by the coding sequence TGGCTTTCAGCCATTGCCAGCGCAGGTTACAGCGCAAAAACCATCATGTACTCCATGCTTGGTGTCTTTATTCTTTCCTCGGTAATTACTGCCGCAGACCGTGAAAAAGCGACACAAGAAAACGTGTTTTCCACCCTCAAATCACAGCCATTTGGCCAAGTGCTACTAGCTATTTTAATAGCGGGATTAGTTAGCTATGCCCTGTGGCGATGGCTTCAAAGTATTTTAAACACCGAATCGCTAGATATGACAAAAGCCAAAGACATTATTATGCGCGTGTTTTTGTTTGTATCAGGAATATTCTATTTCGGCGCTGCGTTTTTAGGCGCAAAAGTGCTAATTGATAGCAACTCTGGCAGTAGTTCAAATAGTGGCGGTGGTTCCAAAGGGGAACAGGTAAGCCATCAACTTTTACAGTATCAATGGGGAACCTATTTAGTTGCTGCTATTGGTGCAGGAGTGCTTATATTTGCTTTTATGCAGTTTAAACATGCTTACAAAGCAGATTTCCTCAAAAAGTTTGAACAAGCAAAGCTAACAGGTCATAAACAGAAAACGACCAAAGTGGTTGGCAGACTAGGCTATTTCGCCCGAGGTGTGGTGTATTTGCTGGTGGGCAGTTTCTTTGTTATATCTGCGGTAAAAAACGACCCTTCTGAGGCGGGAGGGCTGCAACAAGCACTACAAACCCTTACCCAGCAAGCGTTCGGGCTCTACATGTTAGCTGCCATGGGAGTCGGGTTTATCATGTTTGGTGTTTATTGCGGCTTTGAAGCCAGATATCGACGAACCTGA
- the pyrE gene encoding orotate phosphoribosyltransferase translates to MKAFQRSFIEFAIERGVLKFGEFTLKSGRVSPYFFNAGLFNSGGDLAKLGRFYADALVDAGVEFDVLFGPAYKGIPIATTTAVALADSHHRDVPYCFNRKEAKTHGEGGNLVGSPLEGRIMLVDDVITAGTAIRESMSLIEQHNASLSGVLIALDRQERGKGKLSAIQEVERDFGTTVIAIVTLADVVTYLTEQDNMTNEINAINTYRETYGI, encoded by the coding sequence ATGAAAGCGTTTCAGCGCAGTTTTATTGAATTTGCCATTGAACGTGGTGTACTTAAATTTGGTGAGTTTACCTTAAAGTCTGGCCGTGTAAGCCCGTACTTTTTTAACGCAGGGTTATTTAACTCTGGCGGTGACTTAGCCAAGTTGGGGCGCTTTTATGCCGATGCACTTGTAGATGCTGGAGTGGAATTCGACGTATTGTTCGGCCCTGCCTATAAAGGTATTCCTATTGCCACAACGACAGCGGTAGCCTTAGCCGATAGTCATCATCGTGATGTACCTTATTGCTTTAATCGCAAAGAGGCGAAAACTCACGGTGAAGGGGGCAACTTAGTAGGTAGCCCGCTGGAAGGTCGCATCATGTTAGTGGATGATGTAATTACCGCAGGTACGGCTATTCGTGAGTCTATGTCCTTGATAGAGCAGCACAACGCGAGTTTATCCGGTGTGCTTATTGCGCTAGACAGGCAAGAACGCGGTAAGGGTAAATTATCTGCTATTCAAGAAGTCGAGCGCGATTTTGGTACTACAGTAATTGCTATTGTCACGTTAGCTGATGTGGTGACTTACTTAACTGAGCAAGACAACATGACTAATGAAATCAACGCGATAAATACATACCGTGAAACCTATGGTATTTAA
- the tusA gene encoding sulfurtransferase TusA, whose amino-acid sequence MATEFQQAFDEATTHLDALGLRCPEPVMMVRLQIRKLEDGQTLSITADDPSTARDVPSFCRFMEHTLVASQTDVMPYQYVIKKGV is encoded by the coding sequence ATGGCGACTGAATTTCAACAAGCCTTTGATGAAGCCACAACGCATTTAGATGCGTTGGGGCTTCGTTGCCCTGAGCCGGTGATGATGGTGCGTTTGCAAATACGTAAGCTGGAAGACGGTCAGACTTTGTCGATAACGGCAGACGATCCTTCAACGGCACGAGATGTGCCTAGCTTTTGTCGATTTATGGAGCATACCCTAGTGGCATCACAAACCGATGTAATGCCGTATCAGTATGTGATCAAAAAAGGGGTGTAG
- the rph gene encoding ribonuclease PH, whose amino-acid sequence MRPSGRTANQIRPVTITRQYTCHAEGSVLVEFGNTKVLCNATVEEGVPRFMKGQGKGWITAEYSMLPRATHTRSGREAARGKQGGRTLEIQRLIARSLRAAVDLKLLGENTITLDCDVIQADGGTRTASITGACVALVDALTYMRSKGILKANPLKHMIAALSVGIYKGTPIADLEYTEDSVAETDMNIVMTETGKLIEVQGTAEGEPFAFEELDEMLTIAKHGLRELFDIQKAALA is encoded by the coding sequence ATGCGTCCAAGCGGCAGAACCGCCAATCAAATTCGTCCAGTTACTATTACTCGTCAGTACACATGTCACGCTGAAGGCTCAGTGCTGGTGGAGTTCGGCAACACTAAAGTGTTGTGTAACGCCACGGTTGAAGAAGGCGTGCCTCGTTTCATGAAAGGCCAGGGCAAAGGTTGGATCACGGCGGAATACAGCATGCTTCCTCGTGCTACTCATACTCGTAGTGGTCGTGAAGCTGCTCGTGGTAAACAAGGTGGCCGTACGCTAGAAATTCAACGCCTTATCGCGCGCTCGCTTCGCGCTGCAGTAGATTTGAAACTACTAGGCGAAAACACGATCACGCTTGATTGTGATGTTATTCAAGCTGACGGCGGTACACGTACTGCGTCTATCACGGGTGCCTGTGTGGCTTTAGTTGATGCGTTAACATATATGCGTAGCAAAGGCATTTTGAAAGCCAACCCTCTTAAGCACATGATTGCGGCGTTGTCGGTAGGTATTTATAAAGGTACGCCTATTGCTGACCTTGAGTACACCGAAGATTCAGTAGCCGAAACAGACATGAATATCGTCATGACAGAAACCGGTAAGCTTATTGAAGTACAAGGTACCGCAGAAGGCGAACCGTTTGCGTTTGAAGAGCTTGATGAAATGCTAACTATTGCTAAGCATGGTTTGCGTGAATTGTTCGATATTCAAAAAGCAGCACTGGCGTAA
- a CDS encoding YicC/YloC family endoribonuclease, translating into MIYSMTAFARVETKKEWGSAVWEIRSVNQRFLETYFRLPEQFRSLEPVLRERFRKKLARGKVECALRFTANDAAVTTLSLNEALAKQVLQAADWVQAHGQSTGVNPLDVLRWPGVIAAEEADMDTIHGDVMAAFDQALNDFISARATEGEALKGMITQRLDAIEIEAEKVTARMPEIMVWQREKVQARFEEAKIELDAGRFEQEMIMLAQKVDVAEELDRLNAHVIETRNILKKGGAVGRRLDFMMQEFNRESNTLGSKSINTDITQSAVELKVLIEQMREQIQNIE; encoded by the coding sequence ATGATTTACAGCATGACCGCATTCGCGCGGGTTGAAACGAAAAAAGAGTGGGGCTCCGCCGTATGGGAAATACGTTCTGTTAACCAGCGTTTTCTAGAAACTTATTTCCGCTTACCCGAGCAATTCCGCTCTTTAGAGCCAGTACTTCGCGAACGTTTTAGAAAAAAACTGGCCCGCGGGAAAGTAGAGTGCGCGTTACGTTTCACCGCCAACGATGCTGCTGTAACCACACTTAGCCTTAACGAAGCGTTGGCTAAACAAGTACTTCAAGCCGCCGACTGGGTACAAGCTCATGGACAATCTACCGGTGTAAACCCGCTAGACGTATTGCGCTGGCCTGGTGTGATTGCTGCCGAAGAAGCCGACATGGATACCATTCATGGCGATGTTATGGCTGCGTTCGACCAAGCACTTAACGATTTTATAAGCGCACGTGCCACCGAAGGCGAAGCGTTGAAAGGCATGATTACTCAGCGCTTAGACGCCATTGAAATAGAAGCCGAGAAAGTCACCGCCCGTATGCCTGAAATTATGGTGTGGCAGCGCGAAAAAGTACAAGCTCGCTTCGAAGAAGCAAAAATTGAGCTAGACGCAGGCCGCTTCGAACAAGAAATGATTATGCTTGCGCAAAAAGTGGATGTTGCCGAAGAGTTAGACCGATTAAACGCTCATGTAATAGAAACCCGCAACATTCTTAAAAAGGGCGGGGCAGTTGGCCGCCGTTTAGATTTTATGATGCAGGAATTTAACCGCGAGTCGAACACGCTTGGTTCAAAATCAATTAATACTGATATCACCCAATCGGCGGTTGAACTTAAGGTGCTGATTGAGCAGATGCGTGAGCAGATTCAAAACATCGAATAG
- a CDS encoding DEAD/DEAH box helicase, with amino-acid sequence MKAAERKNAVNHLQSAQVVVATGKYVGEGFDLPRLDTLFLAMPIAWKGTLAQYAGRIHRESEGKTQVTIHDYVDFALPMLQRMFKKREKSYKAMGYALEYFEGNSDKQPSLKLEDTSPSNPKLN; translated from the coding sequence ATGAAAGCTGCCGAACGCAAGAATGCTGTCAATCATCTGCAATCGGCTCAAGTCGTCGTCGCAACAGGAAAATATGTAGGCGAAGGATTTGACCTACCAAGACTGGATACGTTGTTTTTGGCTATGCCAATCGCATGGAAAGGTACATTGGCTCAATATGCCGGTCGTATTCATCGTGAATCGGAAGGCAAAACACAAGTCACCATTCACGACTATGTGGACTTCGCTCTCCCTATGCTGCAACGCATGTTTAAAAAACGCGAGAAAAGTTACAAGGCTATGGGGTACGCCCTCGAGTACTTTGAGGGTAACAGTGACAAGCAACCTTCACTCAAGTTGGAAGACACCTCTCCATCAAATCCCAAGTTAAATTAG